A single Acidobacteriota bacterium DNA region contains:
- a CDS encoding GTP-binding protein, which produces MAKERFDRSKPHVNVGTIGHVDHGKTTLTAAMTMALSKRYH; this is translated from the coding sequence ATGGCGAAGGAGAGGTTTGATCGCAGCAAGCCGCATGTGAATGTGGGTACGATTGGTCACGTTGATCATGGGAAGACGACGTTGACGGCGGCGATGACGATGGCGTTATCGAAGCGATACCATC